The following are from one region of the Mycetohabitans rhizoxinica HKI 454 genome:
- a CDS encoding electron transfer flavoprotein subunit alpha/FixB family protein, with amino-acid sequence MAILVIAEHDNAALKAATLNTVAAAQQLGGEIHILVAGHNARGAADAAARVAGVAKVLLADAPQLGEGLAENVEATALAIAREYTHIVLPATAYGKNVAPRLAAKLDVAQLSDITAVVSADTFERPIYAGNAIATVQSVDPIKVITVRGTAFDPVAADGGSAPVQAIDAAPAAPGVSFVGRELTKLERPELTSAQIIVSGGRGLGSGEHYTQVLGPLADKLGAALGASRAAVDAGYVPNDYQVGQTGKIVAPQLYIAVGISGAIQHVAGMKDSKVIVAINKDPEAPIFSIADYGLVGDLFTLVPELVNAL; translated from the coding sequence AGAACACGACAACGCGGCGCTCAAGGCAGCGACGCTAAACACGGTAGCGGCCGCGCAGCAATTGGGCGGCGAAATCCACATACTAGTGGCGGGGCACAATGCACGCGGCGCAGCCGACGCGGCGGCCAGGGTGGCCGGGGTCGCGAAGGTGCTGTTGGCCGATGCGCCGCAGCTCGGCGAAGGATTGGCGGAGAACGTCGAGGCGACGGCGCTGGCGATCGCGCGCGAATATACGCACATCGTGTTGCCGGCGACCGCATACGGCAAGAACGTGGCGCCTCGTCTTGCCGCCAAGCTGGACGTTGCCCAACTGAGCGACATCACGGCCGTGGTGAGCGCGGACACGTTCGAGCGGCCGATCTATGCGGGCAACGCGATCGCAACGGTGCAGTCGGTGGATCCGATCAAGGTCATCACGGTACGGGGCACGGCGTTCGATCCGGTCGCTGCCGACGGCGGCAGCGCGCCGGTGCAGGCGATCGACGCGGCGCCGGCGGCGCCCGGTGTAAGCTTTGTGGGCCGTGAGTTGACTAAGCTGGAGCGCCCGGAATTAACCAGCGCGCAGATCATCGTGTCGGGCGGACGGGGGCTGGGCAGCGGCGAACACTATACGCAGGTGCTCGGGCCGCTGGCCGACAAGCTCGGCGCTGCGCTGGGCGCCTCGCGCGCGGCAGTCGATGCGGGATACGTACCGAACGACTACCAGGTGGGGCAGACCGGCAAGATCGTTGCGCCGCAGCTGTACATTGCGGTAGGGATTTCCGGGGCAATCCAACACGTGGCCGGCATGAAGGACAGCAAGGTCATCGTGGCGATCAACAAGGATCCGGAGGCGCCGATTTTCAGCATCGCCGACTACGGCCTGGTAGGCGATCTGTTCACGCTGGTGCCGGAACTGGTCAACGCGTTATAA
- a CDS encoding CobD/CbiB family protein, which translates to MTFFSVLLALIIEQLRALSPHNPVSMLLHYHAASAGQAFDAGKRKHGLLAWLSVAVPWTLAVALIYYLLYRISFVLAFLWNVVIVYLTLGFRQFSHYFTDIHLALNNDDVPRAREILAQWTGLDTVDMPVSEIVRHTLIRAVIASHRHVFGVFFWFVVPLGPAGAVLYRVAEHLARTWNDTVSDRTPAFAAFARQAFFFIDWMPARLTAMGFAIVGNFEDAIYAWRNTAQQWPDPNEGVLLSAGSGALGARLAGPLAEPSSVDALSSTDGSPVPVGEDCTPRTLQSAVGLVWRAVILWMLLLLMLTVAVWVG; encoded by the coding sequence ATGACCTTTTTTTCCGTATTGCTGGCTCTGATCATTGAACAGTTGCGGGCGCTGTCGCCGCACAATCCCGTGTCGATGCTGCTTCACTATCACGCGGCCAGTGCGGGGCAAGCGTTCGATGCCGGCAAGCGCAAGCACGGATTGCTTGCGTGGCTTTCCGTCGCTGTTCCATGGACCTTGGCGGTCGCGCTGATCTACTACCTGTTGTATCGGATCAGTTTTGTACTGGCGTTTCTCTGGAATGTGGTGATCGTCTATTTGACGCTCGGCTTCCGACAATTCAGCCATTATTTCACCGACATTCATCTCGCACTGAACAACGATGACGTGCCGCGCGCGCGTGAAATCCTCGCGCAGTGGACGGGCCTGGACACGGTGGACATGCCGGTTAGCGAGATCGTGCGCCATACGCTGATTCGCGCGGTGATCGCGTCGCACCGGCATGTGTTTGGCGTGTTCTTCTGGTTCGTCGTGCCGCTCGGACCGGCCGGTGCCGTCCTCTATCGGGTGGCTGAGCATTTGGCGCGGACCTGGAACGATACGGTATCGGACCGCACGCCAGCATTCGCCGCGTTTGCGCGGCAGGCGTTCTTTTTCATCGACTGGATGCCGGCGCGGCTGACCGCCATGGGTTTCGCGATCGTGGGCAACTTCGAGGACGCGATTTACGCTTGGCGCAATACCGCGCAGCAGTGGCCGGATCCGAACGAGGGCGTGTTGCTGTCCGCCGGCAGCGGCGCACTAGGGGCACGGCTGGCTGGCCCGCTAGCTGAGCCGTCCAGCGTCGACGCGTTGTCCTCCACCGATGGCAGCCCGGTGCCGGTGGGCGAGGATTGCACGCCGCGGACATTGCAATCGGCGGTGGGCCTCGTCTGGCGCGCCGTCATCCTGTGGATGCTATTGTTGCTGATGCTGACCGTGGCGGTGTGGGTCGGCTAG
- the rpsP gene encoding 30S ribosomal protein S16 produces MVIIRLARGGSKKRPFYNIVATDSRNRRDGRFIERVGFYNPVATKGESLRIVQDRLTYWQGVGAQLSPTVARLVKQAQAAQPSA; encoded by the coding sequence ATGGTCATCATCCGCTTGGCTCGTGGCGGCTCGAAGAAGCGCCCGTTCTACAATATCGTTGCAACCGATTCGCGCAATCGCCGCGACGGCCGTTTCATTGAGCGCGTCGGTTTCTACAATCCGGTTGCGACAAAGGGCGAATCGCTGCGCATCGTGCAAGACCGCCTGACGTACTGGCAAGGCGTCGGCGCGCAGCTGTCGCCGACCGTGGCTCGCCTGGTCAAGCAGGCGCAAGCTGCGCAACCGTCCGCGTAA
- the trmD gene encoding tRNA (guanosine(37)-N1)-methyltransferase TrmD, whose amino-acid sequence MQFDVITLFPEMFGALTDWGITSRAAKQQRYTLRTWNPRDFTTDNYRTIDDRPYGGGPGMVMLARPLADAIAAARKAQYAGEAGSLPHRARVVLMSPQGRPLDHAKVIEYAALPGLIVLCGRYEAIDQRLIDREVDDEVSLGDFVLSGGELPAMALMDAVIRQLPGVLNDAQSAVQDSFVDGLLDCPHYTRPEEYDGVRVPDVLLGGHHAQIEQWRRREALRNTWVKRPDLIERARRNKMLSRADEAWLATLVASEH is encoded by the coding sequence ATGCAATTCGATGTCATCACGCTATTCCCGGAAATGTTTGGCGCCCTGACCGACTGGGGGATTACCAGCCGGGCCGCCAAGCAACAGCGTTATACGTTGCGCACGTGGAATCCTCGCGACTTCACGACGGACAACTACCGGACGATCGATGATCGTCCGTACGGTGGTGGTCCAGGCATGGTAATGCTGGCCCGGCCGCTTGCCGACGCGATCGCCGCCGCCCGGAAGGCGCAATATGCGGGTGAGGCCGGGTCACTGCCGCATCGCGCGCGCGTCGTGCTGATGTCGCCGCAAGGCCGGCCGCTGGATCACGCCAAGGTGATCGAGTATGCGGCGCTGCCTGGGTTGATCGTGTTGTGCGGCCGATACGAGGCGATCGACCAGCGGCTGATTGATCGCGAGGTGGACGACGAAGTGAGCCTCGGCGATTTCGTGCTGTCGGGTGGTGAGTTGCCTGCGATGGCACTGATGGACGCGGTGATTCGGCAGTTGCCCGGCGTATTGAACGATGCGCAGTCGGCTGTGCAGGACAGCTTCGTCGATGGGCTGCTCGACTGTCCGCATTACACGCGCCCGGAGGAGTATGACGGCGTGCGGGTGCCGGACGTGCTGCTCGGCGGGCATCATGCACAGATTGAGCAGTGGCGGCGTCGCGAGGCGCTGCGCAATACATGGGTCAAGCGCCCCGATCTGATCGAGCGCGCCCGGCGTAACAAGATGTTGAGCCGTGCCGATGAGGCATGGCTCGCAACCCTCGTGGCATCGGAGCATTGA
- the rsgA gene encoding ribosome small subunit-dependent GTPase A — protein sequence MSSHAARGAPRHTGPTTQRGNDHDQIGGPGKGRVIAAHGRHYVVQPDSGGSLLQCFPRGKKSEVAVGDRVSFETTSADQGVIVATDARRNLLFRSDQFKSKLFAANLDQLLIVLATEPHFSEDLLGRALVAAEAHQLEPVVLLNKADLLAALPLARKRVASYAALGYRIVEVSATSAADATHATLAPLLAHRATLLLGQSGMGKSTLVNLLVPYANAATRDISSALNSGRHTTTFTRWYTLPSGGALIDSPGFQEFGLYHLTEGQLERAFPEFRPLLGGCRFYNCHHLHEPGCAILDAVAQGRIAPARHALYAQLLHEASQVVR from the coding sequence ATGAGCAGCCACGCAGCGCGCGGCGCACCGCGTCACACGGGCCCGACAACACAACGCGGCAACGATCACGACCAGATAGGGGGGCCCGGCAAGGGCCGGGTCATCGCCGCACATGGCCGGCACTATGTGGTTCAGCCCGACAGTGGTGGCTCGCTACTGCAGTGCTTTCCACGCGGCAAAAAGAGTGAAGTCGCCGTGGGCGACCGCGTCAGCTTCGAGACGACCTCCGCGGACCAGGGGGTCATCGTCGCGACCGATGCACGACGCAACCTGCTGTTTCGCTCGGACCAGTTCAAGTCGAAGCTCTTTGCCGCCAATCTCGATCAATTGCTGATCGTACTGGCCACCGAGCCGCATTTCAGCGAGGACCTACTTGGCCGCGCGCTGGTGGCGGCCGAAGCCCATCAGCTCGAGCCGGTGGTACTGTTGAACAAAGCCGACTTACTCGCCGCACTGCCGCTTGCCCGCAAACGTGTCGCATCCTACGCGGCACTCGGCTACCGGATCGTCGAGGTGTCCGCGACCAGTGCCGCCGATGCCACGCACGCCACGCTCGCACCGTTGCTCGCCCATCGCGCTACGCTGCTGCTCGGCCAGTCCGGTATGGGCAAGTCAACGCTGGTGAATCTGCTGGTGCCGTACGCGAACGCCGCGACGCGCGACATTTCATCGGCGCTGAACAGCGGCCGTCATACCACCACGTTCACTCGCTGGTATACGTTACCGAGCGGTGGGGCGTTGATCGACTCGCCAGGTTTTCAGGAGTTCGGACTGTATCATTTGACCGAGGGCCAACTCGAACGCGCCTTTCCCGAATTCCGCCCGCTACTCGGCGGTTGCCGCTTCTACAATTGCCATCATTTGCACGAGCCGGGCTGTGCGATACTGGACGCGGTGGCGCAAGGCCGCATCGCACCGGCACGCCATGCGTTGTATGCGCAACTGCTGCACGAAGCAAGCCAGGTGGTCCGATAG
- the rplS gene encoding 50S ribosomal protein L19: MNLIAKLEQEEIERVLAGKTIPAFAPGDTVVVNVNVVEGNRKRVQAYEGVVIAKRNRGLNSSFIVRKISSGEGVERTFQTYSPLIAGIVVKRRGDVRRAKLYYLRERSGKSARIKEKLSYNKERAASKE, encoded by the coding sequence ATGAATCTGATTGCAAAACTCGAGCAGGAAGAAATCGAGCGCGTGCTCGCGGGCAAGACCATCCCGGCCTTTGCGCCGGGTGACACGGTCGTCGTCAACGTGAACGTGGTCGAAGGCAATCGTAAGCGTGTTCAAGCGTATGAGGGCGTGGTGATTGCGAAGCGCAATCGTGGCCTGAACTCGTCGTTCATCGTCCGCAAGATTTCGTCGGGCGAAGGCGTCGAGCGGACGTTTCAAACGTACTCGCCACTGATCGCAGGCATTGTCGTGAAGCGCCGTGGCGACGTGCGCCGTGCGAAGCTGTACTACCTGCGCGAGCGTTCGGGCAAGTCCGCTCGGATCAAGGAAAAGCTGTCGTACAACAAGGAACGTGCAGCGTCCAAGGAGTAA
- a CDS encoding D-amino acid dehydrogenase has protein sequence MRVIVLGSGVVGVASAYYLARAGHEVTVLERESGPALETSFANAGQISPGYAAPWAAPGVPLKALKWMFQQHAPLAIRLDGSTFQLKWMWHMLQNCTASRYATNKSRMVRLAEYSRDCLQALRAQTGIAYEGRQGGTLQVFRTQAQLDGAAKDIAVLEDAGVPYELLSSAELSQAEPALQRIAHTLTGGLRLPNDETGDCQLFTTRLAQLAMSLGVQFRFDTPIDSLAIAGGRITGVQCGSELLRADAYVVALGAYSTRLLAGIVKIPVYPLKGYSITAPIVDAARAPVSTVLDETYKVAITRFDDRIRVGGMAEVVGFDTSLREARRRTLERCVNDLFPGGGDTVQASFWTGLRPMTPDGTPIVGRTPVPNLFLNTGHGTLGWTMSCGSGQLLADLMSGKRPAIQADDLSVHRYLADGAGSRRPAYAGA, from the coding sequence ATGCGTGTCATCGTCCTGGGCAGCGGCGTGGTTGGCGTGGCAAGCGCCTATTACCTGGCGCGGGCAGGCCATGAAGTCACCGTGCTCGAGCGCGAGTCGGGCCCCGCCCTGGAGACCAGCTTCGCCAACGCTGGCCAGATCTCGCCGGGCTATGCCGCGCCGTGGGCAGCGCCGGGTGTGCCGCTGAAGGCGCTCAAATGGATGTTTCAGCAGCACGCGCCACTAGCCATTCGACTTGATGGCAGCACATTCCAGCTCAAATGGATGTGGCACATGCTGCAGAACTGTACCGCCAGCCGGTACGCGACCAATAAGAGCCGGATGGTGCGACTGGCCGAGTACAGCCGCGACTGCCTGCAAGCGCTGCGCGCGCAGACCGGCATCGCGTATGAAGGGCGCCAAGGCGGCACGCTGCAGGTGTTTCGCACACAGGCGCAGTTGGACGGTGCCGCGAAGGACATCGCGGTACTCGAGGACGCAGGCGTTCCATATGAACTGTTGTCGAGCGCCGAACTGAGCCAGGCCGAACCAGCGCTGCAGCGCATCGCGCACACGTTGACCGGCGGATTGCGGCTGCCTAACGACGAAACCGGCGATTGCCAGCTTTTCACGACGCGACTAGCGCAATTGGCCATGTCGCTGGGCGTGCAATTCCGGTTCGACACGCCAATCGACTCGCTCGCGATCGCCGGCGGCCGGATCACTGGCGTGCAATGCGGTTCCGAGCTGCTGCGCGCCGACGCCTACGTGGTCGCACTGGGCGCGTATTCGACCCGCCTGCTGGCCGGCATCGTCAAGATCCCGGTTTATCCGCTCAAAGGCTATTCAATCACTGCACCGATCGTCGACGCTGCCCGTGCGCCGGTATCAACTGTGCTGGACGAGACGTACAAGGTTGCCATCACCCGGTTCGATGACCGGATCCGCGTTGGCGGCATGGCCGAAGTCGTCGGTTTCGATACGTCGCTGCGCGAAGCGCGCCGCCGCACGCTCGAGAGGTGCGTCAACGACCTGTTCCCGGGGGGCGGCGACACGGTGCAGGCCAGCTTTTGGACCGGCTTGCGGCCGATGACCCCCGACGGCACACCGATCGTCGGCCGCACGCCGGTGCCCAACTTGTTCCTCAATACCGGCCACGGCACGCTCGGCTGGACCATGTCGTGCGGATCGGGGCAATTGCTCGCCGATCTGATGTCCGGCAAGCGACCCGCGATCCAGGCCGACGACCTGTCCGTGCATCGCTATCTCGCCGACGGGGCCGGCTCGCGCCGCCCCGCCTACGCCGGCGCGTGA
- a CDS encoding winged helix-turn-helix transcriptional regulator: protein MRTQRQPVRALDKLDHKILNLLQSDGRMAMKDLAERVGLSITPCIERVRRMERDGVITGYYARVDPAKLGAGLLVFVEITLDHKNGNMFGQFRREVERITQVLECHLVSGEFDYLIKARIGEMSDYRKLLGDILLQLPGAVQSKSYVVMEEIKETLTVAAGE, encoded by the coding sequence ATGAGAACGCAAAGGCAGCCCGTGCGGGCGCTCGACAAGCTCGACCACAAGATATTGAATCTATTGCAGTCCGATGGACGCATGGCGATGAAGGATCTTGCCGAGCGTGTCGGATTGTCGATTACGCCGTGTATCGAGCGCGTCAGGCGCATGGAGCGCGACGGTGTGATCACCGGCTACTATGCCCGGGTGGATCCGGCTAAGCTTGGCGCCGGCCTGCTCGTCTTCGTCGAGATCACGCTGGATCACAAAAACGGCAACATGTTCGGCCAGTTCCGACGCGAGGTCGAGCGCATTACGCAGGTATTGGAGTGCCACCTGGTCTCCGGCGAGTTCGACTATTTGATCAAGGCGCGCATCGGTGAGATGTCCGACTATCGGAAGTTACTCGGTGACATCCTGCTCCAATTGCCCGGGGCGGTGCAGTCCAAGAGCTATGTCGTGATGGAGGAAATCAAGGAGACGTTGACGGTTGCGGCGGGTGAATGA
- a CDS encoding CoA pyrophosphatase — protein sequence MSRPIFNPELLPVESSDTRLAPVAPGRLTPRGLRERFQQELTWTAEPHEVRWTRGDPRQAAVLVPLVVRDDVTVLLTQRGDMLTDHAGQVSFPGGRHEPDDADATATALREAREEVGLPGDRVEVLGTLPEYLTGTGFRVTPVVGLVHPPFSTVADGYEVAEIFEVPLAFLMDPSHHQVRVFRSENAEYRFFAMPYPRLDGRGDYFIWGATAGMLRNLYRFLAA from the coding sequence ATGAGCCGGCCGATCTTCAATCCTGAGTTACTGCCTGTCGAGTCGAGCGATACGCGCTTGGCGCCGGTCGCTCCGGGCCGGTTGACGCCGCGCGGCTTGCGTGAGCGGTTCCAGCAGGAACTCACCTGGACTGCGGAGCCGCATGAGGTGCGCTGGACACGCGGCGACCCGCGGCAGGCCGCGGTGCTGGTGCCGTTGGTGGTTCGCGACGACGTCACGGTGTTGTTGACGCAGCGCGGAGACATGCTGACCGACCATGCCGGGCAAGTCAGTTTTCCGGGCGGGCGACACGAGCCGGATGACGCAGACGCGACAGCGACGGCCTTGCGTGAGGCACGGGAAGAAGTTGGCCTGCCGGGGGATCGCGTCGAGGTGTTGGGGACATTGCCCGAATACCTGACCGGCACGGGATTTCGCGTCACGCCGGTCGTCGGCTTGGTCCATCCGCCCTTTTCGACAGTGGCCGACGGCTATGAAGTGGCAGAGATTTTCGAGGTGCCGCTCGCCTTTCTAATGGATCCGTCCCATCATCAAGTACGCGTTTTTCGTTCGGAAAATGCCGAGTACCGTTTTTTTGCGATGCCGTACCCACGATTGGACGGCCGCGGTGACTATTTCATCTGGGGCGCCACCGCAGGTATGCTGCGCAACCTGTATCGGTTCCTAGCCGCTTAG
- a CDS encoding NINE protein produces MSASSRLRSDGCVPPAPPTRFKSKTRAALAAFVLGSLGAHRFYLYGPRDALAYLHIAATALGVVGVQWLVATQRTSVAGWWLSVPGAISLLAAFLAAIVYGLRPDDKWDTHFNPHGDRRSHSGWGVVFVVILSLFIGAMLLMGALALAFQTYFEATVQPLSRVGLDVIG; encoded by the coding sequence ATGTCCGCCTCTTCCCGCCTGCGCTCCGACGGCTGCGTGCCGCCGGCCCCGCCAACCCGGTTCAAGTCTAAGACCCGCGCCGCCCTTGCCGCGTTCGTGCTCGGTTCACTCGGCGCACACCGGTTCTATCTATATGGCCCACGCGACGCGCTAGCGTACTTGCATATTGCCGCGACGGCGCTCGGCGTCGTCGGCGTGCAATGGCTCGTCGCGACGCAGCGAACGTCAGTCGCCGGGTGGTGGCTATCGGTGCCCGGTGCCATCTCGCTGCTGGCTGCGTTCCTCGCCGCAATCGTCTATGGCCTGCGGCCGGACGATAAGTGGGACACCCATTTCAACCCGCACGGCGACCGCCGGAGCCATTCCGGCTGGGGTGTCGTGTTTGTTGTGATCCTGTCGCTGTTCATCGGCGCGATGTTGCTGATGGGCGCGCTGGCGCTAGCGTTCCAGACCTACTTCGAGGCAACGGTTCAACCGTTGAGCCGTGTGGGCCTCGACGTGATCGGTTGA
- a CDS encoding putative signal transducing protein has translation MVILTKAPNVVIAQHWINVLSTAGIRCEMHNRYLHGALGEIPADQCAPELWLVDERDAPLARHILLAVTNNAGVRQPQWRCPRCGETLEAQFTLCWQCGTPRDLRDG, from the coding sequence ATGGTCATCCTGACGAAAGCGCCTAATGTGGTGATCGCACAGCACTGGATCAATGTGCTGTCGACCGCAGGCATCCGCTGTGAAATGCACAATCGATATCTGCACGGGGCGCTCGGCGAGATTCCGGCCGATCAATGCGCGCCGGAGCTATGGCTCGTCGATGAGCGCGATGCGCCGCTTGCGCGACACATTCTGCTCGCGGTGACGAACAATGCCGGTGTTCGACAGCCGCAATGGCGCTGCCCACGCTGTGGCGAGACGCTTGAAGCACAATTCACGCTGTGCTGGCAGTGCGGCACCCCTCGCGATCTACGCGACGGTTGA
- a CDS encoding PA0069 family radical SAM protein: MESPADDACPVVPLLPRKGRGAITNLPGRYEVDERQPIDDGWLHVAADRDGDGIAPLKTRVFNERAKRILTRNASPDIPFSVSLNPYRGCEHGCIYCFARPTHSYLGLSPGLDFESRIYAKVNAPELLHAELAKPSYMPEPIALGVSTDAYQPVERDLRITRRVLDVLDRHRHAVAAITKSSLIERDIDLLAPMAHRGQALVAITVTTLDANVARTLEPRAATPLRRLRTIRVLADAGIPVGVSIAPVIPFITEPDLERVLDACAQAGASSASYIVLRLPWEVAPLFKQWLDVHFPGRAERVMNRIREMRGGNDYDASFGTRMKGQGAWAELLKQRFERAARKLGLAGRQHGILDMSAFAPPAARTARRHVAKPAVGLCSDAQMSLFD; the protein is encoded by the coding sequence ATGGAATCGCCTGCTGATGACGCGTGTCCAGTGGTGCCACTGCTGCCACGTAAAGGTCGCGGTGCCATCACGAACCTGCCTGGCCGCTACGAGGTGGACGAGCGGCAACCGATTGACGACGGCTGGCTGCACGTGGCCGCCGATCGCGACGGCGACGGCATCGCACCCTTGAAGACGCGCGTGTTCAACGAGCGGGCAAAGCGCATTCTGACGCGCAATGCATCGCCCGATATTCCATTCAGCGTATCGCTGAACCCATACCGAGGCTGCGAGCACGGCTGCATCTATTGCTTCGCGCGGCCCACGCACAGCTACCTCGGGTTGTCGCCCGGCCTGGATTTCGAGAGCCGTATCTACGCGAAAGTCAACGCGCCCGAGTTATTGCACGCCGAACTGGCCAAGCCATCCTATATGCCCGAGCCGATCGCGCTGGGCGTTAGCACGGACGCCTATCAGCCGGTCGAACGGGATCTGCGGATCACCCGTCGCGTGCTCGATGTCTTGGACAGACATCGGCATGCGGTGGCGGCGATCACGAAGTCATCGCTGATCGAACGCGATATCGATCTGCTCGCGCCGATGGCGCACCGTGGTCAGGCGTTGGTCGCGATAACGGTCACCACGTTGGATGCCAACGTCGCGCGCACGCTCGAGCCGCGGGCCGCGACGCCGTTGCGCCGGCTGCGCACGATCCGGGTGCTGGCCGATGCGGGTATTCCGGTAGGAGTGAGCATCGCGCCGGTCATTCCGTTCATCACCGAGCCGGATTTGGAGCGGGTGCTTGACGCTTGCGCGCAGGCGGGGGCGAGCAGCGCGTCTTATATCGTCTTGAGGCTGCCGTGGGAAGTTGCACCGCTGTTCAAGCAATGGCTCGATGTGCATTTCCCTGGCCGGGCCGAGCGCGTGATGAACCGGATTCGCGAGATGCGCGGCGGCAACGACTATGACGCGTCGTTCGGCACGCGGATGAAGGGCCAGGGGGCGTGGGCTGAGCTGCTCAAGCAGCGTTTTGAACGGGCGGCGCGCAAGCTGGGGCTTGCCGGGCGTCAGCACGGGATATTGGACATGTCCGCGTTCGCGCCGCCCGCGGCGCGGACTGCCCGCCGTCACGTCGCCAAGCCCGCGGTCGGTCTTTGCAGCGATGCCCAGATGAGCCTGTTTGACTGA
- the rimM gene encoding ribosome maturation factor RimM (Essential for efficient processing of 16S rRNA) has translation MATRVSSPPRPVSFGHFVRRPVKAGGRAGSPESGVESVASLPDDAIEVGAVVDAYGVKGWLKITPHAGVGSSGGALLRARSWWLVKGGVCRAAQVVSSKAHSATVVAQLAGCADRDQAFALRGATVHVRRADFPALERDEYYWVDLIGLAVVNEFGDALGQVVALMDNGAHSILRVEYDEVGRDGRIKKAQRLIPFVDAYVKTVEPSDRRIVVDWGMDY, from the coding sequence ATGGCAACCCGTGTATCGTCGCCACCCCGGCCTGTGTCGTTTGGCCATTTTGTGCGTCGTCCAGTGAAGGCGGGCGGCCGTGCGGGCTCGCCCGAGTCCGGCGTCGAGAGCGTGGCGTCGTTGCCGGACGATGCGATCGAGGTCGGTGCGGTCGTCGATGCCTACGGCGTCAAGGGCTGGTTGAAGATCACGCCGCATGCCGGCGTCGGTTCGAGTGGCGGTGCGCTGCTGCGCGCAAGATCCTGGTGGCTCGTCAAGGGCGGCGTGTGCCGTGCGGCGCAGGTCGTGTCGAGCAAGGCGCATAGCGCTACCGTGGTCGCGCAACTTGCCGGGTGCGCGGACCGCGATCAGGCCTTTGCGCTGCGCGGCGCCACGGTGCACGTGCGCCGCGCGGATTTTCCGGCGCTCGAGCGTGACGAGTACTACTGGGTTGATTTGATCGGCTTGGCGGTCGTCAATGAGTTCGGTGACGCGCTGGGCCAGGTCGTGGCCCTGATGGATAACGGCGCGCACTCAATCCTGCGTGTGGAGTACGACGAGGTCGGGCGGGACGGGCGCATCAAGAAGGCGCAGCGGCTGATTCCGTTTGTCGACGCTTACGTGAAAACGGTCGAGCCGTCGGACCGCCGCATCGTGGTCGACTGGGGAATGGACTATTGA